From a single Oceanobacillus kimchii X50 genomic region:
- the accA gene encoding acetyl-CoA carboxylase carboxyl transferase subunit alpha translates to MTPILDFEKPIVNLKEKIVELKSFTENSEIDLTKEIETLEERLTKLEEDIYGNLKPWNRVQMARHPNRPTTLDYIERIFTDFIEFHGDRFYGEDEAIISGIGYYKGFPVTVVGHQRGKDTKENIRRNFGMPHPEGYRKALRHMQQAEKFNRPIITFIDTKGAYPGKAAEERGQSEAIAKNLMEMAGLQVPIICIVIGEGGSGGALGLGVGNHIHMLENSTYSVISPEGAAAILWKDSTQAKKAAESMKITAQDLKELGIIDQVISEPRGGAHRDVDSQADLIDKVINESLEELIQLSSNELVNKRWEKFKQMGTFMS, encoded by the coding sequence ATGACTCCAATACTTGATTTTGAAAAACCGATTGTAAATCTCAAAGAAAAAATAGTAGAATTAAAATCGTTCACTGAAAATAGCGAGATAGATTTAACTAAAGAGATTGAAACGCTAGAAGAAAGATTAACTAAACTTGAAGAAGATATTTATGGAAATTTAAAACCATGGAATAGAGTGCAGATGGCAAGGCACCCTAATCGTCCGACAACATTAGATTATATTGAACGGATTTTTACAGATTTTATTGAGTTTCACGGCGACCGTTTCTATGGAGAAGATGAAGCAATAATATCAGGTATTGGATATTATAAAGGTTTTCCAGTCACAGTAGTAGGACATCAGAGAGGGAAAGATACAAAAGAAAATATTCGAAGAAATTTTGGTATGCCACATCCTGAAGGATACCGTAAAGCATTACGACATATGCAACAAGCAGAGAAATTCAATCGACCTATTATAACGTTTATTGATACAAAAGGTGCTTACCCTGGTAAAGCTGCTGAAGAACGAGGACAAAGTGAAGCAATTGCAAAAAATCTGATGGAGATGGCGGGTTTACAGGTTCCTATAATATGTATCGTTATTGGTGAAGGTGGTAGTGGAGGAGCACTCGGTCTTGGTGTTGGAAATCATATTCATATGTTAGAGAACTCTACATATTCCGTGATTTCACCAGAAGGTGCTGCAGCGATTTTATGGAAGGATTCTACACAAGCCAAAAAAGCAGCTGAATCTATGAAGATTACTGCACAAGACTTAAAAGAATTAGGTATAATAGATCAGGTGATTTCTGAACCTAGAGGTGGAGCTCATCGGGATGTTGATTCGCAAGCAGATTTGATTGATAAGGTAATAAATGAATCTTTAGAAGAATTAATACAGCTTTCCTCAAATGAGTTAGTAAATAAGAGATGGGAAAAATTTAAACAAATGGGGACGTTTATGTCTTAA
- the dnaE gene encoding DNA polymerase III subunit alpha has translation MSFTHLYIKSGYSLMESTITIPKLIDKAKREKYEALALTDVGVLYGVISFYQACIANGIKPIIGLTVMIKDEQLNETVPCILLAKDNEGYKQLIALSTNINTNGNAEVKKSLLKTYTNNIVGILPATSFMEKSSSEELMTYISSWSSLFSRDDFYVGVDRRSLDIIQSLQSLSIPLTGIQEVRYLHENDDIAYDCLQSIRYGEKWDGTKINPKNKQLHFSTKEEMESLFQYIAPEALANTERIKEKCNLEIDMNERYIPSFPVPNSLTADDYLKQLCNSKIDERYKERDDQIINRLNYELEIIQSMNYSDYFLIVADFIQYAKDNQIAVGPGRGSSAGSIVAYLLGITEVDPLEYNLLFERFLNPERLSMPDIDVDFSDVRRDEVIDYVREKYGQDHVAQIITFGTFAARSVLRELMKALDIHEMDMNYVMREIPSQSNRTLTEILQEKEELKAYVKQSPKLKLLFSIAVKIEGIPRNISTHAAGVVISKKKLTNHIPLTTGTNQTYLTQYAMGELETIGLLKMDFLGLRNLSLIEKVNKAITYSKHRPLQLDDIPEQDEATYQLLRKGHTNGVFQLESDGMKKVLQDLMPSTFEDIVAVNALYRPGPMDFIPVYIRRKKNLEPVSFPHPDLKPILSKTYGVLVYQEQIMQIANTIAGFTLGEADILRRAVSKKKESDIYKQKQVFITGCINNGYDKEVADEIFSWIVRFANYGFPRSHAVAYSKISYQLAYLKAHYPSAFYAELISGVRNQQEKINTYIQEFKKLNGNILPPDINKSFGKYVVERNDIRMGLSAIKGIGIQPIQEIIQVRKEGTFKNFFDFCMRVNLKVVSRAIIENLVLVGAFDSIYSNRASLLASIDQAIEQRELFKEFLDQPSLFQDQLEMVESYTEIEDFTKIKKLSDEKELLGFYVSSHPLKEYRKQLRRAGKITLSHAMKLVNTRKVIHAVVIVDTVKVIRTKRGERMAFLTISDEEFEMDAVLFPDLFRQISNKIEEGMLLQISGIVEDRKQRLQLVIQSGFPFQAGDIEVHESIGEVFIRTHSSKRNQVIEKLRQLAEFEPGAVSIIVYDRDLNQSYQLSENYSLRVDSKIQKQLESFFGKENVVFKSY, from the coding sequence ATGTCATTTACACATTTATATATAAAATCGGGATATAGTTTAATGGAAAGTACAATAACTATTCCTAAATTGATAGATAAAGCTAAAAGAGAAAAATATGAGGCTTTAGCTCTAACGGATGTCGGTGTACTCTACGGGGTAATTTCTTTTTATCAAGCATGCATTGCTAATGGAATTAAGCCGATTATTGGTCTGACAGTAATGATCAAGGACGAACAATTAAATGAAACGGTTCCATGTATTCTTTTGGCGAAAGATAATGAGGGATACAAGCAACTAATTGCATTGAGTACAAACATAAATACGAATGGAAATGCAGAAGTAAAAAAATCGCTATTAAAAACCTACACGAATAATATTGTTGGCATATTACCAGCTACCTCATTTATGGAAAAATCTTCATCCGAGGAATTAATGACTTATATTTCTTCTTGGAGCAGTCTTTTTTCACGTGACGATTTTTATGTTGGGGTAGATCGACGTAGTTTAGATATAATTCAGTCATTACAATCACTTTCGATCCCTTTAACAGGTATACAAGAAGTTCGTTATCTTCATGAGAATGATGATATAGCTTATGATTGTCTTCAATCAATTCGTTATGGAGAAAAGTGGGACGGGACCAAAATAAATCCAAAAAATAAACAACTTCATTTTAGTACAAAAGAAGAAATGGAGTCATTATTTCAATATATTGCGCCGGAAGCTCTAGCAAACACAGAAAGAATAAAAGAAAAATGCAATTTGGAAATTGATATGAATGAGCGATACATCCCATCCTTTCCTGTGCCTAATTCACTCACTGCAGATGATTATTTAAAACAACTATGTAATAGCAAAATTGACGAACGTTACAAAGAACGTGATGATCAGATTATAAATCGATTAAACTATGAATTAGAAATTATACAATCGATGAATTATAGTGATTATTTTTTAATTGTTGCTGATTTTATTCAGTATGCAAAGGATAATCAAATTGCTGTTGGTCCAGGTCGTGGCTCATCTGCAGGATCTATAGTTGCCTATCTATTGGGAATAACCGAAGTAGATCCTTTAGAGTATAACCTACTATTTGAGCGATTCTTGAATCCAGAACGTTTATCCATGCCAGATATAGATGTTGACTTTTCAGATGTCCGCAGGGATGAAGTAATAGATTACGTTAGAGAGAAGTATGGACAAGACCATGTTGCGCAAATTATTACTTTTGGTACATTTGCAGCAAGATCTGTATTAAGAGAATTAATGAAAGCATTGGATATTCATGAAATGGATATGAATTATGTCATGAGGGAAATTCCATCGCAATCAAATCGGACACTTACAGAAATACTGCAAGAAAAAGAAGAGTTAAAAGCGTATGTGAAGCAATCACCTAAATTAAAGTTATTGTTTTCCATAGCTGTAAAAATAGAAGGAATTCCAAGAAATATTTCGACGCATGCAGCTGGGGTAGTCATAAGTAAGAAAAAATTAACCAATCATATTCCATTAACAACTGGAACCAATCAAACTTATTTAACACAATATGCAATGGGTGAACTAGAAACAATTGGTTTACTGAAAATGGACTTTCTAGGACTTCGTAATCTCTCCTTAATTGAAAAAGTGAATAAAGCCATTACTTATAGCAAACATCGTCCGTTACAGCTTGATGATATTCCGGAACAAGATGAAGCTACTTATCAATTATTGAGAAAAGGTCATACCAATGGGGTTTTTCAATTAGAATCGGATGGAATGAAGAAGGTTTTACAAGATTTAATGCCTTCTACTTTTGAAGATATTGTTGCAGTAAATGCATTGTATCGACCGGGTCCGATGGATTTTATCCCTGTCTATATTAGAAGAAAGAAGAATTTAGAACCAGTTAGCTTTCCACATCCTGATTTAAAGCCAATTCTTAGTAAGACGTATGGAGTGCTTGTATATCAAGAACAGATAATGCAAATTGCTAATACAATTGCTGGGTTTACATTAGGAGAAGCAGATATACTTCGTCGAGCTGTAAGTAAGAAGAAAGAGTCGGATATATATAAACAAAAACAAGTATTCATTACTGGTTGTATAAATAATGGGTATGACAAAGAAGTCGCAGATGAAATATTCAGTTGGATAGTGAGATTTGCAAATTACGGCTTCCCGCGTAGTCATGCTGTGGCGTATAGTAAAATTTCTTATCAATTAGCTTATTTGAAAGCACATTACCCTAGTGCTTTTTATGCTGAATTAATTAGTGGAGTTCGTAATCAACAAGAAAAAATTAATACTTATATTCAGGAATTCAAAAAACTTAATGGCAATATACTTCCTCCAGATATTAATAAAAGCTTTGGAAAGTATGTGGTAGAAAGAAATGATATTCGCATGGGACTAAGTGCCATTAAAGGTATTGGCATACAACCAATACAAGAGATTATTCAAGTTCGCAAGGAAGGTACTTTTAAAAACTTTTTTGATTTCTGTATGCGAGTTAATCTAAAAGTAGTTTCTAGAGCCATTATTGAAAATCTTGTGCTTGTAGGGGCATTCGATTCCATTTATAGTAATCGTGCTAGCTTACTTGCCTCCATAGATCAAGCGATCGAACAAAGGGAACTATTTAAAGAATTTTTGGATCAACCGAGTTTATTCCAAGATCAGTTAGAAATGGTGGAAAGTTATACAGAAATAGAAGATTTCACGAAAATAAAGAAATTGAGTGATGAAAAAGAACTTCTTGGGTTCTATGTCTCCAGTCACCCACTAAAAGAATATCGTAAACAGTTACGAAGAGCAGGAAAAATCACTCTATCTCATGCTATGAAATTAGTAAATACTAGAAAAGTTATACATGCAGTAGTAATTGTTGATACAGTGAAAGTTATTCGTACTAAACGCGGAGAAAGGATGGCCTTTTTAACGATAAGCGATGAAGAGTTTGAGATGGATGCTGTATTATTCCCTGATTTATTTAGACAGATAAGTAATAAGATTGAAGAAGGCATGTTATTACAAATATCTGGAATAGTGGAAGATAGAAAACAAAGACTGCAATTAGTTATTCAATCAGGATTTCCCTTTCAAGCAGGTGATATTGAAGTACATGAATCGATTGGGGAAGTTTTTATACGGACACATTCTAGTAAAAGAAATCAGGTTATAGAAAAACTGAGACAACTAGCTGAGTTTGAACCTGGGGCAGTATCGATAATTGTTTATGATAGAGATTTAAATCAGTCTTATCAGCTCTCAGAAAACTATTCTTTACGAGTTGATAGTAAAATTCAGAAACAATTAGAAAGCTTTTTTGGTAAAGAGAATGTAGTATTTAAATCATATTGA
- the ytrI gene encoding sporulation membrane protein YtrI: MHIPPYHKKPTWRLFFVGVFFGSIIGYLVIIYMYGTMYEDLLKENIELTSEVNELKKQNNALLEDKEERDEESQQPLIVSSIEIIFEEPERLKMDLLIQDQLKALIRKEIDHLIGEELATLSKADRLLYSTIEHKGFELEELTYHFSVKKIVIDTELEIVLYPESVQ; the protein is encoded by the coding sequence ATGCATATCCCTCCGTATCATAAAAAACCCACCTGGAGATTGTTTTTTGTAGGTGTATTCTTCGGTTCTATTATTGGCTATCTCGTGATCATATATATGTATGGAACAATGTATGAAGATTTATTAAAAGAAAATATAGAATTAACCAGTGAGGTCAATGAACTAAAGAAACAAAACAACGCTTTACTTGAAGATAAAGAAGAACGAGACGAAGAGTCTCAACAACCTTTAATCGTATCAAGTATTGAAATCATCTTCGAAGAACCGGAACGACTAAAAATGGATTTACTTATTCAAGATCAATTAAAAGCTTTGATTCGTAAAGAAATTGATCATTTAATCGGTGAGGAATTAGCAACCTTATCAAAAGCAGATCGATTACTGTATTCAACTATCGAACATAAAGGATTTGAATTAGAGGAGCTTACCTATCACTTTTCTGTAAAAAAAATTGTTATAGATACAGAATTAGAAATTGTTTTATATCCCGAATCTGTCCAATAA
- the accD gene encoding acetyl-CoA carboxylase, carboxyltransferase subunit beta, producing MLIKDLFGKRKKYASIPSEKAKMDVPEGLMQKCSNCKKIYYRKEMVKALQVCPNCGFHHPMTAWDRIDSLFDNGTFEEWDKEITSANPLDFPEYESKIAKDREKTSLTEGVVTGKGNVNDVQIAFAVMDSHFRMGSMGSAIGEKITRAIEAAREESIPFVIFTASGGARMQEGVLSLMQMAKTSFAVKRFRDSGGLMISVMTHPTTGGVSASFASIGDYNFAEPGALIGFAGRRIIEQTIREKLPNDFQTAEFQLHHGQVDKVIHRQDMKDTLSKLLKMHVDGGQPK from the coding sequence TTGCTAATAAAAGATCTTTTCGGCAAGCGAAAAAAATATGCATCCATTCCAAGTGAAAAAGCAAAGATGGATGTACCTGAAGGTTTGATGCAAAAATGTTCAAACTGCAAAAAAATATACTATCGTAAAGAAATGGTAAAAGCTTTACAAGTATGCCCTAATTGTGGTTTTCATCATCCTATGACAGCATGGGACCGAATCGATAGTTTATTTGACAACGGAACATTTGAGGAATGGGATAAAGAGATTACATCAGCAAATCCATTAGATTTTCCTGAATATGAAAGTAAAATTGCGAAAGATCGTGAAAAAACATCTCTTACTGAAGGCGTGGTTACTGGTAAAGGAAATGTAAATGATGTCCAAATTGCTTTTGCAGTCATGGATTCTCACTTTCGAATGGGAAGTATGGGATCTGCGATAGGAGAGAAAATAACAAGAGCAATTGAAGCAGCAAGAGAAGAATCAATTCCATTTGTAATCTTTACTGCCTCTGGCGGTGCTCGTATGCAAGAAGGTGTTTTAAGTTTGATGCAAATGGCCAAAACATCTTTTGCGGTAAAACGATTTCGAGACAGCGGGGGACTAATGATCTCTGTAATGACACATCCAACTACTGGTGGTGTTTCTGCAAGTTTCGCTTCTATTGGAGATTATAATTTTGCGGAACCTGGTGCATTAATTGGTTTTGCAGGTAGAAGGATTATTGAACAGACTATTCGTGAGAAGTTACCGAATGATTTCCAAACTGCAGAGTTTCAATTACATCATGGGCAAGTAGATAAAGTAATCCATAGACAAGATATGAAGGATACACTAAGCAAGTTACTTAAAATGCATGTGGATGGGGGACAACCCAAATGA
- a CDS encoding NAD(P)-dependent malic enzyme, translating into MANLRDEALHLHKVKQGKLEINTKVPVEDAKDLSLAYSPGVAEPCKEIYDRKETVYDYTMKGNMVAVVSDGSAVLGLGNIGPEAALPVMEGKAVLFKGFAGVDAFPICLDTHDVEQIVQTVKLLEPNFGGVNLEDIAAPNCFIIEDRLKSETNIPIFHDDQHGTAIVTVAGLINALKLVGKKFSEIKVVANGAGAAGIAIIRLLQSFGVRDMIMCDSKGAIYEERPYGMNTVKDSVAKYTNANKVEGSLSDVLEGADVFIGVSVGGALTKDMVRSMNDDAIIFAMANPDPEILPEDAKEAGARVIGTGRSDFANQVNNVLAFPGIFRGALDVRATRINEEMKVAAAEGIATLISDDELHDDYVIPSPFDERVAPLVASHVAKAAMSTGVARMNVDPEEVAEKTRKLTQQKK; encoded by the coding sequence ATGGCAAACTTAAGAGATGAAGCTTTGCATTTACATAAAGTAAAGCAAGGTAAATTAGAAATAAATACAAAGGTTCCCGTAGAAGATGCAAAGGATTTAAGTTTAGCTTATTCTCCTGGTGTAGCAGAACCATGTAAAGAGATTTATGACCGAAAAGAAACAGTTTATGACTATACCATGAAAGGCAACATGGTTGCGGTAGTAAGCGATGGATCAGCGGTATTGGGATTAGGAAATATCGGACCAGAAGCAGCACTACCGGTAATGGAAGGAAAAGCAGTCTTATTTAAAGGTTTTGCTGGAGTTGACGCTTTCCCAATATGTCTAGATACTCACGATGTAGAACAGATAGTTCAAACAGTGAAATTATTAGAACCAAATTTCGGAGGAGTAAATTTAGAAGATATAGCAGCTCCAAATTGTTTTATTATTGAAGATAGATTAAAGAGTGAGACAAATATTCCTATTTTTCACGATGATCAGCATGGTACAGCTATTGTTACAGTAGCTGGATTAATTAATGCATTAAAACTGGTAGGAAAGAAATTTTCTGAAATTAAAGTTGTAGCAAATGGAGCCGGAGCGGCTGGTATTGCAATTATTCGTTTATTACAAAGCTTCGGCGTACGAGATATGATCATGTGCGACTCTAAAGGTGCAATATATGAAGAGCGTCCTTACGGAATGAATACGGTAAAAGACAGTGTTGCTAAGTATACCAACGCTAACAAAGTCGAAGGTAGTCTTTCAGATGTACTTGAAGGTGCAGACGTATTTATTGGTGTGTCTGTTGGTGGAGCTTTAACAAAAGATATGGTAAGAAGCATGAATGATGATGCAATTATTTTCGCAATGGCAAACCCAGACCCAGAAATTCTTCCAGAGGATGCAAAAGAAGCAGGAGCTAGAGTTATTGGGACAGGACGTTCAGATTTTGCCAACCAAGTAAACAATGTATTGGCTTTTCCTGGTATTTTCCGAGGAGCATTGGATGTTAGAGCGACTAGAATAAATGAAGAAATGAAAGTAGCGGCTGCTGAAGGGATAGCTACATTGATTTCCGATGATGAGTTACATGATGATTATGTTATCCCATCACCGTTTGATGAAAGAGTTGCACCATTGGTAGCTTCACATGTTGCAAAAGCTGCAATGAGTACTGGAGTTGCTAGAATGAATGTAGATCCCGAAGAAGTAGCAGAGAAGACAAGGAAGCTAACGCAACAGAAGAAATAA
- a CDS encoding FadR/GntR family transcriptional regulator → MPITNKQKVYQSVIKELQRYIEINQLNAGDKLPSERELSDKLNAGRSSIREALRALELIGLIETRHGEGTFLNSYQSFQTVELLSSFILTQNNIKHEIPWTKQIIEKEATKLAMEHLTEMDIEELEKIVQLYKEDDRLHHYFFSFLLKKTNNLLMNRIWMLLEEFSSTVPKQYYIDGFYPRLIKVIRDKDFGSIESIFTNPS, encoded by the coding sequence ATGCCAATAACAAATAAACAAAAGGTTTATCAAAGCGTGATTAAGGAATTACAGCGCTATATAGAGATAAATCAATTAAATGCCGGGGACAAGCTTCCTTCTGAGAGAGAACTTTCAGATAAACTTAATGCTGGAAGATCTTCCATAAGAGAAGCTTTACGAGCATTAGAATTAATAGGATTAATAGAAACAAGGCATGGTGAAGGTACATTTCTTAATTCTTATCAATCCTTTCAAACAGTTGAATTACTATCTTCTTTCATCTTGACTCAAAATAATATAAAGCATGAAATACCTTGGACCAAGCAAATAATTGAAAAAGAAGCAACTAAACTTGCGATGGAACATCTTACTGAAATGGATATAGAAGAACTAGAGAAAATAGTTCAATTGTATAAAGAAGATGATAGATTACATCATTATTTCTTTTCCTTTTTGTTAAAAAAGACGAATAATTTATTGATGAATCGAATTTGGATGCTCTTAGAAGAGTTCTCATCTACTGTGCCAAAACAGTATTATATCGATGGATTCTATCCTCGATTGATTAAGGTTATTCGGGATAAAGACTTCGGATCAATTGAATCCATTTTCACGAACCCTTCTTAA
- the pyk gene encoding pyruvate kinase, protein MRNTKIVCTIGPASESIEKLEQLIEAGMNVARLNFSHGDYEEHGARIENIRKAAKNKNKTVAILLDTKGPEIRTGSFKEGRADLIQGKPVTIAMDEIEGTAEKFSVTYQGLINDVHEGSKILLDDGLIELEVKSIDKTKGEIQTIALNSGEIKNKKGVNVPNVSVNLPGITEKDTNDIIFGIEQSVDFIAASFVRRASDILEIKEVLDQHQAQYIKIIPKIENQEGVDNIDSILEVSDGLMVARGDLGVEIPAEDVPLVQKKLIKQCNNAGKPVITATQMLDSMQRNPRPTRAEASDVANAIFDGTDAIMLSGETAAGTYPVESVQTMSNIALKAESALDHKQMLEERSQYVDMTITEAISQSVTHTASNLDVDTIITPTESGHTARMISKYRPKASILAVTFNEVVNRQLSLVWGVHAVLGKPATSTDEMLEIAVDKGLNTGICSRGSRVIITAGVPVGESGTTNLLKVHVIGDVIAKGQGIGRKSAYGHAVFAKSNKEALEKVQDGDILVTYATDKEMMPAIEKAAAIITEEGGLTSHAAVVGLSLGIPVIVGVDNIFEILQDGQDITVDGNRGDIYAGHAGVL, encoded by the coding sequence ATGAGAAACACAAAAATCGTATGTACAATTGGTCCTGCGTCAGAATCAATTGAAAAATTAGAGCAACTTATAGAAGCTGGAATGAATGTAGCTCGTCTAAACTTTTCTCATGGAGATTATGAAGAGCATGGTGCACGTATTGAAAATATCCGTAAAGCGGCTAAAAACAAAAATAAAACGGTAGCTATACTCTTAGATACCAAAGGACCAGAAATTCGCACAGGGAGCTTTAAAGAGGGTAGAGCAGATCTTATACAGGGTAAACCAGTGACCATCGCCATGGATGAAATAGAGGGTACGGCCGAGAAATTCTCTGTTACATACCAAGGACTTATTAATGATGTACATGAAGGTTCAAAAATTCTATTGGATGATGGACTTATTGAATTAGAAGTAAAATCAATTGATAAAACTAAAGGTGAAATTCAAACAATCGCACTGAACTCTGGAGAAATCAAAAACAAAAAAGGTGTTAATGTTCCTAACGTTTCTGTAAACCTTCCTGGCATAACAGAAAAGGATACTAATGACATTATATTTGGAATCGAACAAAGTGTTGATTTTATTGCTGCATCTTTCGTACGTCGAGCTTCAGATATTCTAGAAATTAAAGAAGTACTTGATCAACATCAAGCACAATATATTAAAATTATTCCTAAAATCGAGAACCAAGAAGGTGTCGATAATATCGATAGTATTCTTGAAGTAAGTGATGGATTAATGGTAGCTCGTGGAGATTTGGGAGTGGAAATACCAGCAGAAGATGTACCATTAGTACAGAAAAAATTAATCAAGCAATGTAATAATGCTGGAAAGCCAGTAATTACTGCTACACAAATGTTAGATTCTATGCAGCGTAATCCGCGTCCAACACGTGCAGAAGCATCAGACGTAGCTAATGCGATTTTTGATGGTACAGATGCAATTATGCTTTCTGGAGAGACAGCTGCTGGAACTTATCCAGTAGAGTCTGTACAAACAATGAGTAATATTGCATTAAAAGCTGAATCTGCGTTGGATCATAAGCAAATGTTAGAAGAGCGTTCACAATATGTGGATATGACCATAACGGAAGCAATTAGTCAATCAGTTACACATACAGCTTCCAATTTAGATGTTGATACAATTATCACACCAACTGAAAGCGGACATACTGCTAGAATGATTTCTAAGTATCGTCCAAAAGCTTCTATTTTAGCTGTTACATTTAACGAAGTAGTAAATCGTCAACTTTCCTTAGTTTGGGGAGTGCATGCTGTTTTAGGTAAACCAGCGACGTCTACAGATGAAATGCTAGAAATTGCTGTTGATAAAGGGTTAAATACAGGCATCTGCAGTAGAGGGAGCCGTGTCATTATAACAGCAGGTGTTCCTGTTGGAGAAAGCGGAACAACTAACTTGCTCAAAGTTCACGTGATTGGTGATGTGATTGCTAAAGGACAAGGAATTGGCAGAAAAAGTGCATATGGACATGCCGTATTTGCTAAATCGAATAAAGAAGCTTTAGAAAAAGTACAAGACGGTGATATTCTAGTCACATACGCTACAGACAAAGAAATGATGCCTGCAATTGAAAAAGCAGCAGCAATTATTACAGAAGAAGGTGGATTAACTTCTCATGCAGCTGTTGTTGGATTAAGTCTTGGTATTCCTGTTATTGTAGGGGTGGACAATATATTTGAAATCCTTCAAGATGGACAAGACATTACAGTTGATGGTAACCGTGGAGATATCTACGCTGGACATGCAGGTGTATTGTGA
- the pfkA gene encoding 6-phosphofructokinase — MKRIGVLTSGGDSPGMNAAIRAVVRKAIYHDLEVYGIKNGYQGLMDGNIERMTLGSVGDIIHRGGTILFSARSEEFKTDEGQFRAIEQLKKHDIDGLVVIGGDGSFQGAKKLTEKGFPCIGVPGTIDNDIAGTDYTIGFDTSLNTIIDAVDKVRDTATSHERTYIIEVMGRDAGDLALWAGLAVGAESILIPEEKEEFSSIVQRLKNGHDRGKKHSIILLAEGVGSGFEFGKRIEEIAQLETRVTVLGHIQRGGSPTGQDRVLASRLGARAVELLIEDQGGRMVGIQKNVLVDYTFDEVFNVEHTIDKGMYKLSKELSI, encoded by the coding sequence ATGAAAAGAATAGGAGTATTAACAAGTGGCGGTGATTCTCCTGGTATGAACGCTGCTATTCGAGCTGTTGTTCGTAAGGCGATCTATCATGATCTAGAAGTATACGGCATTAAAAATGGCTATCAAGGATTAATGGATGGTAATATTGAAAGAATGACATTGGGATCTGTTGGTGATATTATTCATCGCGGAGGAACCATACTCTTTTCTGCCAGAAGTGAGGAATTTAAAACCGATGAGGGTCAATTTCGAGCAATCGAGCAACTTAAAAAGCATGATATAGATGGATTAGTTGTTATTGGGGGCGATGGAAGCTTCCAAGGTGCAAAAAAATTAACTGAAAAAGGTTTTCCATGTATAGGTGTTCCAGGAACGATTGATAATGATATTGCAGGTACAGATTATACAATTGGTTTTGATACATCATTAAATACAATTATTGATGCTGTTGATAAAGTACGAGATACAGCCACATCACATGAAAGAACTTATATCATAGAGGTAATGGGAAGAGATGCTGGTGACCTGGCGTTATGGGCTGGGTTAGCTGTTGGCGCAGAAAGTATACTAATACCAGAGGAAAAAGAAGAATTTTCCAGTATTGTTCAACGATTAAAAAATGGACATGACCGTGGTAAAAAACATAGTATTATCTTACTAGCTGAAGGTGTTGGTAGTGGCTTTGAATTCGGGAAGCGAATTGAAGAAATAGCACAACTTGAAACTCGAGTAACTGTGTTAGGCCATATTCAACGTGGAGGTTCACCAACAGGACAGGATCGTGTTCTTGCAAGCAGGTTGGGAGCTAGAGCAGTAGAACTATTGATTGAAGATCAAGGTGGCAGAATGGTAGGAATCCAAAAAAACGTATTAGTGGATTATACATTTGATGAAGTGTTCAACGTTGAACATACAATTGATAAAGGAATGTATAAACTGTCTAAAGAATTATCAATCTAA
- a CDS encoding YtrH family sporulation protein, with protein sequence MEERFFAAFIHCFFIALGVIIGGSIIGSIGEFATGDAALTSISRIADRLRIWAIVAAIGGTFDAIANFEKGLLDGTPLDLFKQILLILSAMGGVKVGIIIINWFVQGEIP encoded by the coding sequence ATGGAAGAACGTTTTTTTGCTGCCTTTATTCATTGTTTTTTTATTGCGCTAGGAGTCATTATTGGAGGATCCATTATCGGTAGTATTGGTGAATTTGCTACTGGGGATGCAGCTCTAACTTCAATTAGCAGAATTGCGGACAGATTACGAATTTGGGCAATAGTAGCTGCCATAGGAGGAACATTTGATGCCATTGCAAATTTTGAAAAAGGATTACTAGATGGAACACCTTTAGACCTCTTTAAACAAATTCTTTTAATCCTATCAGCGATGGGTGGCGTAAAAGTAGGAATTATTATTATTAATTGGTTTGTACAAGGAGAAATTCCCTAA